Genomic segment of Peromyscus leucopus breed LL Stock chromosome 23, UCI_PerLeu_2.1, whole genome shotgun sequence:
TGCTTAGAATCACTCAGTTAGGGGATAGGGACATgagtcagtggtagagcactgcctagaatcccccagtgaggggctgggtgtggctcagtggtagagcacctgtctagaatcccccagtgaggggctggggtgtggctcagtggtggagccctgcctagaatcccccagtgaggggctggggtgtggctcagtggtaaagcacctgcctagaatcccccagtgagggctgggtgtggctcagtggtagagcacctgcctagaatcccccagtgaggggctggggtgtggctcagtggtagagctcctgcctagaatcccccagtgaggggctggggtgtggctcagtggtagagcacttgccccccattcatgaggccctgggctccatccccagtaATACAGTTGACCTGAGACTGGCCTTTCTTTGTTAGGCCTTGGGTTCATCTTTGAGCCCCAGAATCCCTCCTTCTATTTCTTTGAGGTTCACAATCTCAAGAACTCTCGTGGATGACGGTTCAGGAGTTATGAATCTGAGCCTAGTTAGTGGCCGTGGGGTTCACTGGCAGTTTTCAGGCTAGGCAGATGGGGATGAGGTCTGGTTATTTGTGCATGCCTTGAGAAGCTCTCACATTGTAGTccaaattgtgtgtgtatatatgtgtgtatatatatattttgcctGGCTGAGGTATAACCATTTTGAGGCCTGGTGATCAACCAGCCTAGCCTGATCTTCAAGCCCCTAGATCCCAGCGAGGGAATGAAGagttggctcaacagttaagagcaccagttgcTCTTCCATAAGACCCGGgttggatttccagcacccacatgatggtttatagccatctgtaactccactcccCTGATATCCAGTGCCCTTTTGGcctcacaggcaccaggcacacacatttcacctgtgtgcatacatgaacacacacaggcatacacatagccacacactatataaaaataaattaaagacaagTAGCTTTGATCATGCAGGTGATGTGGGTGTGTGTAATGTTGATCTGCATGCCTGCATCCAGGTCCATGATGATCTGCATGCCTGATTGGCAGTATGGATGGAGGAATACACCTCCAGACATGCTTGATGGGAGAAGCatatttctctcccttcttccctcttcctccctccctctctcctcctttcctcccctcctttcctccctccttccctgcctccctctctctctccacctctctttctctgtggtaGGTAATACTaggtatctcaggctggcctcaaacttacaatcctGCCTCAGTAGAGTGCAAGGGTTATAAGCACACATTACCTCACCTCTCTAGCCCTACTGTTCTGAGGACAGAGGCCCTCATGACTGGCTCCTCTGTGAATGGTACCCCTCAATGGTTCCCCAACTCCTCTTCTGGGTTCTTCCTCAGGCTGGGGTGGCTGGCCAGCAGGAGTCTTGGCATGAGTCCATTGCTGTATCCTGTTTTCCTCCCAGGCAGTGGCTCCATCTTTCCTTACTGTATCTCTCCACCCAGAGTATTGCTGAGGTCATTTAACCATCCCTTGTCCCAGTGTCTTGGAGACCAGATGAGAATGTGAGGAGCCTTGTATAAGCTGAGGCTTGCTTTTGAGCGCTTGTGAGCTATGTGGTGTTAAACACTTCTCATGGGCGCCTCCTGTAATCGCCTAGTTCTGACCCAAAGCAACTACTGCTACTAttgattattatgtatttttaattttttaggtttattcattttatgcgtatgagtattttgcttgtgtgcctgtctgtgtaccatgggcatacatggtgcccatggaggttagGAGAGGGCATCAGTTATGAACAGTTGTAAGTCTCtagatgtaggtgctgggaatgaaactcaggtcctgtgcaagaataagcactctcaactgctgaactatctcaaGTCCATGTTGTGCATTTcttggaaacagggtctttctatgtagctgaggttggtcTCAagtttatgatcctcctgctgtagatcttgagtgctgggactacagacatgtACTACCGTGCCTGGCTCCAAAGAATGAACCTTGTTCTTCTGTTTAAGACAGTCCATCCATCATGAATGGAGGGGGACTCAGGGGCAGAGCCCAGTGGTTCCCTGGTATATAGCTGTGAAAAGCCTCGGCTCTACTCCCATTTCTGAAAACAAACTAGTCAATAGCACTTGGTAAATGAACATAACCTaccaaaaatgttttttttttttcttttttaagatttctttctttttttttttgccttttaatgAGTTGGTTTAATTAATTCAAAGTGATACAGAATTCAGAGTACAACAGAGATGAAACAGCTCTGGTAGGATTTCGGACTGAGTTTACTTTAAATTCACAGCTGAGGTAGGAATTGCTGAACACTAGAGACAATGAGccattgtattattattattattatttttacaaaagtTTATTACAATGTACAACAGGCTCCAGGGTAACACTTCATTCTAACTGTAGGTGGTAAAGATGTTATAGTAGGGAATCCAGATGTTTAGCAGGCTCCAGGGTAACACTTCATTCTAGCTGTAGGTGGTAAAGATGTTATGGCAGGGAATCCAGATGTTTAAATAGGAATGGAAGAGGCTCACCATCATCTCAGATATGAGGAACAGCTTACTTTTTGCCAGATTTCTTAATTCCACCTGTGGCCAGGGGTCCCTTGCCCGCGGCCTTGGCTTTTAGCTCCTCGAGTTTCTTctgctcctcctgtttctgcttgaAAGCCTTATCTTCCTCGGCCATCTCCTTGGCCTGCTTCTTGGGCTGTTTCAGGGGCTTCTTTTTGCCACCTTCGTGGCCCAACATGGCGCCTACAGACAGCCCCTTCACCAgactaaagatttatttttttgctattgttaactatgtatgtgtctgcatgtgtatgccACATAAGTGAAGGtggccttggaggccagaagagggcactgaatctcCCAGGATTGGAGTTTCaggtgttgtgagccacccaacctgGGAGTTGGGAACAGAACtgtggtcctctgtaagagcagtaagtgctcttaaccacggagccaactcctcaaacactttaaaatatattttaaattatttaattaatttgtatttgtgtgtgtgtgtagtatgtgtgtgtgtgatgtgttcatGTGCACCTATGCATACAGGTACCTAtgatgtgtgcacctgtgtgtggaggtcagaggtccatgttgggtgtctttcttagtgtttctctgatttattgCTTTGTGACAGCATTTCTCACTCGACCCGGAGTTTACCCATTCAGCTAGGCTCTTTGGCTCTTGAGCTCCAGAggtttgcctgtctctgcctccttagtgccggggttacagatgtgctggggatctcaggttctcatgcttaagCTATAAGCttttactgactgggccatcttcccagcacccccaaaaacatttaaaaataattcatgaacCTGgcttggcacatgcctgtcatcctggcactcgggaggctgaggcaggaggaccagaaaacttaaggtcagtctgggctacgaAGGGAGACTCTGTTATGAAAACATCATAAactcaaaccaaaacagaaaaacaaataaaatcatccatgcctataaaagaaaaaaaattaagttcagAACTAGAGAGAAGATACAAAGCCCTCTAAAGTCTGCCACCTCCACCCCAGGTGTTATTTAATCttattgttcatgtgtgtgtttgttatggTGTATAtgtgctcacatgtacacatgtgctctCCAACAGATGTAGGGTGTCCTCCATCACTCTCTACTTTAGAGCCATGAATTCCACTCTCCCTGGAGCTAGCAAGccccagaactggggttacaggggtgTCCATAGTCACACCCAgctagtttggtttttttgtttttgaagatctggtttctctgtgtagccttggctgtcctggtacttgatttgtagaccaggttggtcttgaactcagagatccacctgcctctgccctctgagttcTGGGTTTAAAGTTGTGAACCTCCATATCCAgcaacacccagctttttatgtgggtggtagggattcaaactcagaatcCAGTGCTTTCAAAGCTAACGTCTTACCGATGGAGCCACGCCCACGCCCTCCCCACGCCCATTCTCTCTTGTGCTATTTAAAAACAGTCTTTAGATGTGTGTGGCCATGTGGCAGTGgcagttttatattttgtgtgtttttctactTGTCATCTGTTCTGTGGGGACATCCCTTCCAATAATTGCTCAGTCTGTGATTGCTCagtattctgtgtgtgtgagtgtgagtgtgtgtgtgtgtgtgtgtgtgtgtgtgtgtgtgtgcctatgcagATGTGGAGGGGAAGCTAATCATATCACatccaagagcagagagaaagtgaATGCATGCACGTTtaatgctcagctagctttctttactctttttgggTTTTTATGGGGCTacaggttctcactatatagtcctggctggcctggaactccactgtagaccagactgaactTGCAGacatctctttcctctgcctgctAAGTACTAGGATTCAAGGCTTGTGCCATCAGGCCGCCTGGCTTCTCTACTGATCTAAATCAGCAGTTCCCAACCCATGGGGACCCGTTAGGGAAGAGCTGaaggactctttcacaggggtcacctaagacaatGGGaaaacaggtatttacattactaattcataacagtagcgaaactacagttatgaagaagcaatgaaaataattctatggttgggggtcaccacagcatgaggaactgtattaaagggccatggcattaggaaggttgagaaccactgacctaaacTGAgagaatggtaccacccacagtgggtgtgtCTTTCCCTGCCTAAATTGGGGAAATCAAGACAGTTCTTCACTGACACACCCACAGCCCAACCTGATCAGGACAATTCCTCATTGAGACTTTTCCCCCCAGGTGATTCTAAGCTATGTCAAGTCAGTAGTTAAAACCAAGCAGCTGTGTAGGTTATGGGCTATCACTTGGGTTTACCAGGcaccaagtgcctttacccagtgagccatcttgctggcctcaaatttcattcactataaaaaaaaataattttcacttgtttatttttatttatgtgtattgtgtatgtttgtgggtgtgtatgcatatggGTGTGGGTGTCTAtgggggccagaggagggtgtcaaaTGCCCTGGTGCTATaaagttaaaggcagttgtgagccacctgatgtgggtgttgggaactaaatTCCAGTCCTCCTGAAGAGCAGTGAGGGAGGCCATCTGAGCATCTCTCCACACGCCTCCCCATATTTAATTCTTGATATGGATAATTAGtgcctttttgttgttattaatcAGCTTGTCTAGAAGATGATCAGTTCTAatgagtttttttccttttaaagtttattttatgtgtacaagtgttttgcctgcctatatgtctgtgtaccacatgcgtgccaagtgctcttggaggccagaagagggcattggatcccctggagctggagttacagacggttgtgagctgccatgtggctgctgggaactggatGGACACAAGGGCAGCCAGTCACTGCTCTGGCTCCTTGAGTGGTCTTTTCTAGGAAGTGCATGCTAGTTTCATCCCATCTCCACATcccttttttctatttaatattgttgctcttatttttatgatttccttctttctgttgtaTTGGGCTGTATCCTTTTCAAGGCTTCTTAAGGTGAAATGTCAAAATAGCACTTTAGTTCTTTttgaaaggaaacacattttcCTGTTTTGGAAATATTCTACACATTTTGGTGCTGGGGGTTTCTTCTGCCTTGTTTTACTCAGCTCAAGATGCTTTTCCATCTCTCTGGAGACTTAATCTTTGTTTCATCCATTAGgcatttttctttgttcaatTTTTGCAATATCTGGTTATTTTCCAGAAATCTTTGTTATTCAGGCCTGGCTTCATTATGGTCCAAGAGCATTGAATGACTCCACACCTTTTCAATTCAATTCATAATGATTTCTGGCTGGTCATAGTGTTGCTTTGGTAACTCCTCCCCATCACTCCTCCCCATGCACTCGGGTGGAGCACTCTGCAGCTCTGAGAGCTCAGGGTTATGGagttttgtgttcttttcttttctttttctatctttattttatCTGCATTGGTATTTTTCCTGCTTGTATATCTGCATAAGGATctcagtcccctggaactggagttacatatagttgtgagctgccacgtgggtgctgggaattgaacccagatcctctgaaagagcagtcagtattcttaaccactgagccatctctccagccctgttgttttcttttttaattagttttttgagactgtgtctcactacgcagtcctggctgtcctggaaagcattatgtagcccagactcaTCTTAAATTCGCAGAGGTCCACTTGCTTCTCTGtcttgccagtgctgggattaaaggtgtgcaactaccacacctggatttacaattttattatattttaaaatttattttgtatgtgtgggcTTGAGTGCCATGCATGATGTATTTGTGGAAGTCAGTGGACAATTTGCAGGATTTGGTTCTCTGCTTAAACTGTGTGGGTTGCAGGGATCGAACctgggtcattaggcttggcagcaagtgcctttactggctgacccatctctctagctccatttTGCATTCTTGCTAGTTTTTGGATTCTCTGTCTATAACACGGGCCAATTTATTCAGACAGTGTCTCTTGTAGCCATTGCTGTTCTCAAATGTACAGTGTGGCTGAGGatagataaccttgaactcctgatcctcctgcctctacctcctgagtgctgaaatggTGGCCTCCACCATCACCTGtgttatgtggtgctggagaccaaacccaggactCAATGTATGCTCAacttctaccaactgagttacatcatTATTTCTAGTGTTTACTAGAacacatgatcctcctgcctcagcctctcaggtgctaggattacaggtgtggacacTACTGCCCCTGGCTTGGCTTTAGGTTTTTAAgtctaataaaataaagtctactATAGAGCTGATGTGCTGATATTATctacaaattaaatataaatccTGTTCATTACTGTATaggcatacatgtacacatatatatgcattaccACATTTCTAGACCATAAGCATCTAATATAATTGATATGATTGGTTTAAGCCtcccattatttttctttgtcatctCTGGTTTTATGACTTTGTtcctgttttcttgtctttttccacctttacatgggttcaaGGATCACACTCAGGTTTCCAGGCTTGTGCAGTAAACACTTCACTGGCTGAGCCCTTATTAGcccctattttattttcttttaattttattgtgtgtgtgtgtgtgtgtgtgtgtgtgtgcgcgcgcgcgcgtgcgcgcgcgcgcacatgcatgtggcagtcagaggtcaacctcaggtatcCTTcctcaccttagtttttgagacagagtctcttcacTGAGACCTATATTTCCAGATTTGGCTAAGGCGGTTGGCCAGTGAGTCCTGGGCTTCTCCTGTCCTCCacttcctagcactgggattataagcatgtgccttCACATCTGGCTTGTTCTGTGTAtactggggacagaactcagtcacgcccccagcccctcactgggggattctaggcaggtgctccacagTGTAGCTACATCCTCAGTCAGACCTAATTTTTACTATTAGCAGTCTTACAGATTTTGCACAAGCTAGTTCACGTGCCCAGGTATTACCACTTCAAAGACTCGTCCCTTAGCACATAAACTCCACATCAACACCCTGTTTCTAAGTTAAATCCCATATGGAAGGGAGACACTGATGAACTCCTAAGTCTAACCGAGTGAGAAGTCAGGATAGATGAGCACAACAGCAGAGTATGGACGTGCCAGACCATTGTGGTACGGATATGTAATCCTTGTgtctgagaagctgaggcaggaaaattgtttcaagtttgaggctagcctgggttacatagaaaGATCCTACCTCCCCCAAAGCAGGATAAACAAAGGAGAAACACTGAAACCATAAGCTGAggcccctgggttccatccctaacacacacacacacacacacacacacacacacacacacacacacacactacaaattgAAGGAATGGTGGCACTCTGAACAATCAAACCCAAGTCTCTCAGGAGATTAATCAAGTGGCAATGGTCTGTCAGGAGTGGCCAGGCAGGTGAGGCCTAAGAACTGCAAACTTCCCATGTGTCCCAGATGGGGAAGGGAGGTGGCCCCGTGTGACTCAGAACTGCTCAGCTGGACATTCCCTGCTCCTGGCACTTTTTTTCAAGGGTGAGAGTTGAACTCTGGGGTCAGTTTGGAAATCTCCTCCTCCCAGAAGTCCTCCTTGATTCCTTCCAAAGATGGGGGTAGgatcctctccccttcccacatCCCTGTCATATTTTCTGTGTGAGGATTGGTATACAGTAGTAGGTGCTTCATAAATGCTAGAAGGattgtgtttcttttctattcttagtGCTGAATGGTTaggcaccccctccccccccacccccgtgcttTTCCCTCTGGTGTCCTCAGTTTCCCTTGCAGCTTCCCGTGCTGTATCCCAGAGGCTCTTGGGATTCCTTCCAGGATCGGTGACTAACACACCCTGGTAGGATTTGAGGAGATCTAGGTCTTCAAATACTCAGCTCCTCCTTTAAACCTGGAGCTTCATGCGGAGGGATGGCCTTGGGCTTATATGGCGAACTCCTCTGGGATGTCGCCCACAAGGGGCTCCCCATGCTGTCCCTGCCCTAGGTGGATGCTCCGTGAAGTCGGGATGCCTCCCCTCAGGAAGGGCCTCTCCCTGAGCCTCCTGAATCTTGTCCTCCAAGCCAGGGGAAGTGGACAGCTGGAGTTGGTGGGACTGGGGGATTCTGAATGTCCCCCAGGGGTGTGCTGGCTTctttcaggagggtgaaacctcTGTGAGTCCATTCCCACCAATGTGTTTGCTTTGTCTGTGGTTTTGTCCCGGGTATGTAGGAAAACCGTGGTCAGTTGTGTCCGAGAACACAATTTGGAGCCCAGGAAGTTGACTGGTCCCtggggggcaggatggggacAGCCTCCCCCCTTCACTACATTCCTGGGTACATTCTGAAGGAACTTTCTGGAAACTCGTTCCCACACTTGTTAGGAAAATTCCTTT
This window contains:
- the LOC119086539 gene encoding translation machinery-associated protein 7-like, giving the protein MLGHEGGKKKPLKQPKKQAKEMAEEDKAFKQKQEEQKKLEELKAKAAGKGPLATGGIKKSGKK